TGCAATGGCTCAGTCGCTTTTACATGAAGGGCTACAACATCAACGCCTATTTCGCGCTGATGAATGTCTTTAACACGAAGAACGTCTTTTTCGAAAACCACCGAAGCGACGGAACGATTGAAACTGTGTATCAGTTCTCGTTCTTCCCTGTGCTGGGGGTGGAGGTGGAGTATTGAGGTTGAATAGTTGGACTACACCTGCAGGTGTAGTCCAACTCATACGCTCTTGTTGATATTGAACGATATTTTTGGTAAACTTCTGAGTGATGAAATACAAGACTATTTTAAAACAACAATGCCATTTAATATATACTCTCGCCGGACTCAATGCCCGCAATAAATGATTATTAGGAGAAACTGTTATGAACTGGGAAATCATTATTCCGATTATTATTGGATTATTTGGAGGAGTCATAGGTTACATGGCAAAGTACGTCTTAGATAAACGAAGTGAGTCCGAAACACGAATTTACATGGATAAAAGGGAACATTATCGTAATCTTCTATTGTGTATTAAAAGTTTAAGTGAACAAAAAACAGAAAATATTGAGTTGTTCTATTATGAATATTCTTTTTTGTGGCTTCATGCTTCAGACGACGTAATCCGATCTGCCAATGAATTACTATCCATAATAAAGAGCAGTAAAGTTCCTTTAGTGATCGGTCAAGACATTCTTGGCAAGCTATTAGTAAGCATGCGACAGGATCTTGGCTTAAAATCTAAATTAGAATCATCAGATTTTATATACGTGCAATAACTTTTATTTTTATTATGGGGTGTCATGGTCGTTCCCCGTGACACTAATATTTTTACATTCAGTAATTGCAATTTACAGTCGGTGAAAACCACCTGCAATAAATGTCAAAAACAACATCCATTGCAGTTCACTCAAGCGAAATGAACTGCTGAGAACAAACGATAAATATGAGCAAAGATTTAACATCCTCTGCAATAGACAGACAAAACATCTTAAATAATCCGTATGCTGTTGAAGAAATCCAGACGGCAGCCGGAATAACAGGAATTGTATTTAATGGTGAGATAAAATTTATCAAAGACCAACTTGCCTCGTTTTTTGAAGTGGATGTTCGAACAGTCAATCGTTACTTAGAAACACATTCGGATGAGTTGTCTAAAAACGGTTACGAGGTCTTACGTGGTAAACGCTTGCAGGAATTCAAGTTAGCTATCAAAACAGGGGATGTTAAGGACATGAATGTCCTTAACACAGTTCCACAGATCGGAATCTTTAACTTCCGTTCTTTCTTAGACTTAGCGATGTTACTCACGGAAAGTGAGCGTGCAAAAACCCTCCGCGGCGTAATATTAGATATTGTCATTGATACTATCAACAAGAAAACCGGCGGCGGAACCAAATATATCAACCAGCGCGACGAAGATTTTATCGTCAATTACCTTCGGGGAGAGGATTACCGCAAGGAGTTCACAGATGCTTTGCGCGATGTTGTTGATATGGGGAAAGCGAAATATCCTATCTATACTGATAAAATCTATAAAAGCATCTTCAAAGAGAACACGCAGGAGTACAGACAAATTCTCAAACTCCACAGCAAAGAGAATGTTCGGGACACAATGTATGCAGAAGTCCTCCTCGTCATTTCAAGTTTTGAAGCAGGATTTGCTGAGGTATTACAGAATCAGTACAAAAAACTCGAACGAAAATTAACTCCTTTTGAAGTTGACGCTTTGTATGCTGAATTTGAATCACAGAGGCTGTGGGTTCCGCAAATTGAAGACATCCGTACTAAAATGGCAAGTCGTGACCTTGGATTCAGAGACGCCCTCCACATCCGGTTGAAAGAATATATCGGCGCTATCCCGACCGACGACTTTGAACGTTTTCTTGGAGAAAAAAGTAAAGACCTTTCTGCACGCCTCGAAGAAATGTCGGAAGTATTCAAACGTTTAAAAGTTCGCGAGTGAAAATTGTTTACATCAATATCGCACAAGCAATTGCAACCCATAAATTAACCGTCCTAGTAAGTGGCGGCGGTAGTGATGGGATTCTGAATATCGGATATTTGGAAAGCGCTCTTGAACATATTCAGAACGACGATTATTATCCAACGTTCGAAGATAAACTAACTCACCTTGTTTTTGCTGCAAACAAATTCCATTCATTTCAAGATGGCAACAAAAGAATTTCCATTGCATTGGGCGCTCAGTTTCTCTTGTTCAACGGATATGTTTTTATCGTTCCCCGATTTATCCAAGAGATGGAAAATATCAGTTATCATGTAGCCGCCGGAAGAATTGATAAGGAGTTACTCAAGGAGATAATCACATCCATTCTCTCTCAACCCGACTACTCCGAAGAACTGAAACTAAAAATACTCAACGCAATTCAAGACTCATAACACAGATGCACTCCATCATCTGGAAATTCACAATAGAACAATCAAACAAGGAAGAGTTTGAACAGCATTACGGTCCGAACGGAAGTTGGGCTGAGTTGTTTCGGAAATCTCCGTCGTACATCGGGACGATGCTTTTGCGCGATACCTCGAATGTTTCAATCTATCTCACAATTGATATGTGGCGTTCGGAAAAAGATTTTGAGGAGTTCAAGAGCAGGTTTTATGACGAGTATTCTGCTCTTGATAAGAAGATGGAACGGCTGACAATCAAAGAGGAATTGGTGGGAAGGTATGAAGCGACTGATTCTCCAACAAATTTTTCTTTTCAATCGGTTGCTTGAAAGCAACCACAATAGATTACGACATGTATTGCAGTTCACTGCATCGGACTGAAACAATTCATGTTATCCAATCCGTAGCGTCATAACCACATCCGAACCTTCGTCGTTTCGCTCGAAGGAAACACTGTCCATCATTGAGCGCATGAGAAAGACGCCGCGCCCGTGTTCACGGAAAAGATTTTCCTGGGCGAGCGGGTCGGGAAGTTCTTCGGGATTAAATCCGGGACCTTCGTCATGAATGCGGATTGTCAATGTTTCCTTGTTCTCATCGCAATCGCAGGTGAGTGTGACGTGCTTTTCCGGGTCTTGCTTGTTGCCGTGAAGGATGCCGTTGTTTACCGCTTCGGTGGTAACAACCAATAATTTGTTGAACTTTTCTTTGTTCAGCCGCGCAAGCCTGTTGATGCGGCGGAGAAACGGTTCAACTTTCGCAACCTGTTGTGGTTGTGATTTTAATAAAAGAACAAAATGTCGTTGCTGAGTTCTGGGCATATCAAAGTTGTAATAAACATTCCATTGTCATGTTTGCGTTGGAGGTTTGTTGCTGACCGGTCTGGCGAAGATGTTCGTACCAGCCTTTCACCTGCAACCGCGTTCCGGAACCAACCGACCAATCAATTGCTGTCGTCGGTCCGATGCTACGAAGAACATATTCCTGTTTCTTCTCCGCGCCCGCGTATGCAAAACGAGACTGACTAAAATAACGAATCCCTACCGAAAAAAACAAGAACTCATTTACACGATAACGGACTGCACCGGTGTACGTGTTTTCGTCAATGGAAGTTAACGGTCGTTCGGAAAACTGTTCCCACCGTAATTCGCCACGTTCATAGAAGCGGATGTTGCTGAACCAATCGAGCGAAATGCGTTTGGTTACGTGAACAACCGATGAATCAATCCACGCAAATTGCCGGAACGTAAAACTTCGTACGGAGGAGGAAAGATATTCAAAATCGTACGTGGTATAATTTGCCAGCACTTCAAATGTATTCATGGATGTGAATGAACTGCCGGGATTGTACAGCAGGCGCGGCGATAACCGGAAAATCCTGTTCCATGTATTATCCGAACTGCGCGTGCGTATGAGATAGACAAGATGAATCAGGCTTGCTTCAGCAGTTGTTTGAAGATGAACATACCTGTTGATTTGATGCGCCGTCGTCAAGCGGATGTTGTGTCGCAGTTCGTCCCTGTCATCATCATTGAGCAGACTTGGGGTATCGTAATGGAGAATACTGTTTGAAAACGAAAGCCGGAACGTATCGGAGAACGTTGGTGCGAAAAAAACATCACCCAACAACGATGTGCGCCGCGCCTGATTATTTTTTCGCTCCTGAATTCCCAACGCGGAATCAATACTGATGCGCGAAACACTTTCCTGTTCCGTTACGCCGTGACGCTCTTCCCGTTCGAGATAGCCAAGCCGTGCCATAACAGAAAATTTATTTGTTGGTGAAAATTTCATTCCCGCGTCTCCTTCAATCCTCAGTTCTTCAATCGTCGGAGAAATCATCGTGAGTATTGATTGAGATGACGGTTGCCCGCGGGTCGTTCTCCCGACATCACGGGAAATAATCCGACTTTGCACATCGAAATTCAAGACGTTCGAGGATAAATACTCAAACGTATTGCTGAATGCAAAAATATTTTCTGTCCGTGTTTCAATATTTGACTGTGAGTTCCTTGCAGATGAGGATTGATGTTCGCCAAGGTAAAAATCCCGTTTATTCCTCAGAAACGAAAAATCAAACTGCACGCGTGATTTTTCAAAAAATGATTTACTCACGCCAAGCGTATCACGGAATGTTTCCAGTGTTCGCGGATACAACTCTGCCCGCTCGTTCATTCCCCTGAGACTGAACCCGTAACCGCCGAGTTGCAAATCATTTGAGTTCAATCCCAACGAATAGACCAGACCGTTGTCATACAACCCTGCCTGATTATCATAGCGAATGCCGACCATCGGTTCAAGCGAGAATCGTTCTACAGGAACATACTCAACGCCGTACATGAACGAATGTGAACCTGCATTCCCAAGTGCAATGGTTTGATTATCGGAAAGCGAAAATGAATTTGCCTGAAACGTTCCATGGAGACGCGGAACAAACGGATGTCTGAGTTTGAAATCTA
This sequence is a window from Ignavibacteriota bacterium. Protein-coding genes within it:
- a CDS encoding DNA-binding protein — encoded protein: MSKDLTSSAIDRQNILNNPYAVEEIQTAAGITGIVFNGEIKFIKDQLASFFEVDVRTVNRYLETHSDELSKNGYEVLRGKRLQEFKLAIKTGDVKDMNVLNTVPQIGIFNFRSFLDLAMLLTESERAKTLRGVILDIVIDTINKKTGGGTKYINQRDEDFIVNYLRGEDYRKEFTDALRDVVDMGKAKYPIYTDKIYKSIFKENTQEYRQILKLHSKENVRDTMYAEVLLVISSFEAGFAEVLQNQYKKLERKLTPFEVDALYAEFESQRLWVPQIEDIRTKMASRDLGFRDALHIRLKEYIGAIPTDDFERFLGEKSKDLSARLEEMSEVFKRLKVRE
- a CDS encoding Fic family protein, whose protein sequence is MKIVYINIAQAIATHKLTVLVSGGGSDGILNIGYLESALEHIQNDDYYPTFEDKLTHLVFAANKFHSFQDGNKRISIALGAQFLLFNGYVFIVPRFIQEMENISYHVAAGRIDKELLKEIITSILSQPDYSEELKLKILNAIQDS
- a CDS encoding ATP-binding protein, whose translation is MPRTQQRHFVLLLKSQPQQVAKVEPFLRRINRLARLNKEKFNKLLVVTTEAVNNGILHGNKQDPEKHVTLTCDCDENKETLTIRIHDEGPGFNPEELPDPLAQENLFREHGRGVFLMRSMMDSVSFERNDEGSDVVMTLRIG